The sequence gcatcacctagcttattaatgccaatagagttgagctcattgataattagattcaaacgagaatacatgtctctaacaagctcatcatctttcatagcaaaagaattatactcatttaagactaggcaatatttttgctcacggacattggatgtgccgtcatggagctcatgcaattttagccaaatctcattagcagttttcaaagtaaatacttgattaaaaatatccatgctaagagattcatacaagcaatttttggctctagcatttaaatgaatttctttttcctcactcgcggtgggtttctcgggattcttggggggtttcatcccgtcacgagtgactctccaaacacctagatcaacggcctctaggtaacaagccattctagcactataatagggaaagttagtgccgtcgaagtgtggtggcctatgggtatccatcccttcctctaaaaagcgtcggctcttttagcggtgaagctaaagcgtttcaaatgagccaaaccgggctttgataccacttgtaggaaacgggtgacgcctaagagggggggggggtgaattaggacttctaaaactttccctaaactaggccacaattaaatccctagagcaaaacctatgcaaatagtcaaactagaatgtgcaaactaggttttgtctaagtgttgctatctctaccgcaaaggctaagtttcaatctatacCAAGTAataatgaatacaagattgaaacttaaatgcttaatgtaaatgcggaatgtaagagctaagtagagaagcaaactctcatggatgacgccggtatttttaccgaggtatccggaaccgcgcaaggttccgactaatcctcgttggtgcccctacgcaaagggaagcccacgcgagggccaagcacctcggtcgggtaactccgtagagagccgcgggccttctccacgcgcaagtggtgctccgcttccggctcctctcggacgctctccgccgtctccactatcgagcttccggctgaaacgccgcgagcctcgttccctccggtacacggtggcggccgtgacacaaacgcggttgtcacggtctcgcaagactctcgccccactcggtacaattacaacggctcgcgcaagagccgaggggttgtgaggtttatctaactcactcaacaatctagggatcacctagagcaagcgctaaagcggtctaactaacctaagcacttcgcaaagcacctacgctaatcaccgagtgattctattaagcacttgggtgttggagctcttggaaatgtgcactatgtgccttggtatgttgcttgggctctcacacttgagaatggccggttggggtggtatttatagagtccaaaccccaaactagccgttggacagaaagcagcagctttctgtcgtcgggtgcaccggacagtccggtgcaccaccggacatgtacggtgcactgtccggtgcacgccacgtcagccgaccgttagcggctgtagcagtcgaccgttggatccgaccattgcggtatgtccggtgcacaccggacagtccggtgccggctgtccggtgccccaccggacagtccggtgctacagcccgagagtGCCTGTCTTCGGCCTCTCTGCGCActctgtccggtgtcacaccggacagtccggtgcacaccggacaacagtgtccggtgcgccacagagcgctggctgacagcccttttcTTGGACTACTTCGTTGATTCCTTCGGGCTTCTTTtgctcttgagtcttggacttctctgcatctttttatgtcttcttttgaggtgttgcatcctcattgcctaggTCCAATCCtcatcgcatcctgtgaactacaaacacaaacactagagagcttattagttcacagattgcgttgttcatcaaacaccaaaactcaattagccaaatggcccggggtccattttccttacatcaGTATAAAAAAGGGAAAACACAAATGGAACTTGAATCATACCCTAACAATGATCTTGTACTGGAGTGGGTGAGGGAGCTTATACCCAGCAAAGAGAACATTTGGGTCTCTGTGCAACTGCCTGTATCATGTCAACCAAACAAACCATAAGATGGGAAGCGTTAAAGAAAAGAAATTAAATTGTACTTACATGCGGAGGATATTGCCTACAGTGTGATCCACGCGTTCAACAGTGAATGATGCAGCATTCACAATCTTTGTATCCCTCTCATAGGACACTCTGCATTGATAATTATCATCAGTTCATCAGGAGCACAACCATAACCTACAACTAATCACAAAATGAGCAAGTGTGATAGAAGGCCTCAGGTGGGTCCATAAAATTAAAAGGATTGCATAAGCGTGAAATGATCAGAAACAAGAGAAGTGTCACAGTTCCATAGCTTAATGCCAAAAGATTCACTTAACATAACTCGCAGAACTGTTTTTAATATCAACAAGAGAATCGTAGGCGTTGCTTGAAACATACGTCTCACTTCCCAGAGTCATGAACAACGAAAATCAATTGAGTCAACGATTGCATGCAGGTAGACAGTAGGGCAAGTATGGTGAATGGCTCACTTCTTGGTGCCCTCTGGCACGACGAAACGCTCATAACGGTCAGGGGCATTCATCTCCTGTTAACTCTTTGCTCCTGTCTCTTCAGTAGCTGCAAGCGCAGGGGCCGGGCGTGAACACCCGATATTTTTTTTGCGAAAAAATCCAAGTTACTAGATGCACTTGCAATTAGATCAGAACCGACTACAAATAACCTAATAGCTTAGGTTAGGCTTTGGGTGCTCGGTTTTGCACAGCAGAAAGGGAATAGAACGGCCGGGCGTACCTAATGGGTGCTCGTTGCCGGAGAAGGGTCCCACGAAGACCTGAGAACTGGtgtagggcggcggcggcggtagcCGGTAGCCTAGTCGACGCTGGAGAGAGGCGGAGACCAGAGGGGGtgaagagcgagagagagagagagcaggcgGGTTGAGGCTTGAAGCTCAGAAAGTTGTTTTATCTTAAAAGGGAGGGACAACAGGACAAATTCGTGGCTTTAATTAAACTTTAATAAACACctccttagggctagtttggcagcCCAAAAACCCATAGGTTTCCTGGCCTTTTTCCTAGGAAGAAAGTTCACACGAACACTTTTCTTGGGTTTATTCATCTGTTTGTTTGGAAGCCCATCATCCGACGGGCTTTCGTCCAGGGAGCCTTTTTTCTGGTTGGAAACAACCCTGGCCTCCGGAGGCCAGACGATTCTCTCCGACGATCCCGCGACGCCGCCAACCCTAGCCTCGGCAGCATCTTCCCCAACAGCTGAGGCCCCTGCTCTCCGCGACGCCAACGTCCAGCCTCGGGAGCACCTCCCCGACGCCATCCCCAGCCTCGCCTCCCCGGACGCCATCCCCGCGAGCAACTATGTTGTCGCTCCATCATCTTCTCCGAAGGCATCCCCTTCCTATCGACAAGGTCAACTCTGTAGATCTTGATTTTTTTCATGTTGTGTGCTCTCTCTCTCGGCGACTTCACAAGCGTGAGTCTGTCTATCTGATTTTTTTTCTCAGAACTAGACTCAACGACGAGGGAGTCGACTGAGCAGGCAGGGGAGATAGGATCCAGAGGCAGACGGGGAAAGAAAGGTTGTCGTTGTGGACTCTTTCGCAGTTGGGGAGCTATCGAGCTGGTCAGGTAGAGACGTGGAAAGAATGGTGATGGCGTCTTGGTCTTGGGTCTGCTAGATGCATGCCTACCGCCTTATCACAAAGCTAGCTTACCTGGTCATACGAATTTGTAGTCGGTTCTGATCTAATTGCAAGTGCATCTAGTAACTTGGATTTTTTCGCAAAAAAATATTAGGTGTTCACGCCCGGCCCCTGCGCTTGCAGCTACTAAAGAGACAGGAGCAAAGAGTTAACAGGAGATGAATGCCCCTGACCATTATGAGCATTTCGTCGTGCCAGAGGGCACCAAGAAGTGAGCCATTCACCATACTTGCCCTACTGTCTACCTGCATGCAATCATTGACTCAATTGATTTTCGTTGTTCATGACTCTAGGAAGTGAGACGTATGTTTCAAGCAACGCCTACAATTCTCTTGTTGATATTAAAAACAGTTCTGCGAGTTATGTTAAGTGAATCTTTTGGCATTAAGCTATGGAACTGTGACACTTCTCTTGTTTCTGATCATTTCACGCTTGTGCAATCCTTTTAATTTTATGGACCCACCTGAGGCCTTCTATCGCACTTGCTCATTTTGTGATTAGTTGTAGGTTATGGTTGTGCTCCTGATGAACTGATGATAATTATCAATGCAGAGTGTCCTATGAGAGGGATACAAAGATTGTGAATGCTGCATCATTCACTGACGAACGCGAGGATCACACTGTAGGCAATATCCTCCGCATGTAAGTACAATTTAATTTCTTTTCTTTAACGCTTCCCATCTTATGGTTTGTTTGGTTGACATGATACAGGCAGTTGCACAGAGACCCAAATGTTCTCTTTGCCGGGTATAAGCTCCCTCACCCACTCCAGTACAAGATCATTGTTAGGGTATGATTCAAGTTCCATTTGTGTTTTCCCTTTTTTATACTGATTCATTGAGCTAGTTCCCcagttaattagttatttatttgtgTACGACAGATCCACACAATGAGCCAGTCCTCCCTGACGCAGGCCTACACCCAGGCTATCAATGATCTAGACAAAGAGCTTGAGTACCTTAAGCAAGCTTTTGAGGTTAGAGGTCTTTCTGATATTTACTCTAATTGCTAGTTACAATTTTCAGCAAATGCACCTTTATGCCATGGACCAGTGAGAACAAAATGAGGAGTAATAGTTTAACTTGTTTTTCTTCCATTTTTATTTAACTGCGACTGTAATGTTGGCCATGCAATTGAATTTTACATGTGTTGATTGCATCAATCAAGAATTAGATTTTATACATAATCACATACCTCAAATTTGTGCTAATTGTATCAAATTAAGGAATTGACTCTATACATGACTTCATACCTTGAATTTGTGACTATATTCCTACCTCATTTTGTCCATTTGACAATGCTGCTACAGACACCAACAGACCATCATTGAACCTTTTCTACTTTATGATACAAATATGTGAACTATGGACTACTTAATGAACTACTAGATGTTCAACACAGGAATGCCTTTGGCAAAATTTGCATATTCACTCTCCCGTCAAACTGATACCCTTAAGTTCATTTGAATCTCTTTTTATTTCCAAGAAGTATTTCGCTACTTTAGTCCTACTAGGAAAAGTTCTTTGGGATCTCTCTTTGTAAATGTTAGTTTCGACTCTTGTGTTTTTTAGGTTGCATGGCATTTCTTTGTGCAATTTTGTATCGCTAAACAATGAAAAGTTTTAGTTAGCATTAACCAGTGGTACATAGCAAGGCAGACTGTGTGGTTCTGTGGGTGTAATGTATTTAAGAATGTTTCGTATAAAGTATTGTTTCTGTAGGAAAAAGTGCTTGATTTGACATGAATGTGGCAGTAATTTTGACAGATTTGTTGGGAGGGGAAGTGTCTGCTTTTTTCTTGTTAATACAAAGAAAACAACTCTTCTGCGTTTTCAAGAAAAAAAGTATCGGCTTTGTTTGCTAGTACAGACATGTTCAAAGGATAGTTCTTTCTTGCTTAAAAAAAGATGTTTGAACTCTGAAGTAGCAAGCACCAAAGGACTGGGCATGTTAATTTTTTCTGTTCATGATGCATTTGCCACAGAATCAGTGTTGTTAAGTGCCAATCTTACCTTCTTTTTTGAATGCAACCAACCTTAGATTCTAAAACAAAGCACTTAAGCAACGTCTCACAAAAATCTAAATGGTAAATTGATGTTTTCCACTTTCCGGTACGTCCACGTGTTCCTATGCTATTTGCACGCTAGTTGTCAAGTTATTCTTTGGTACACTAGAAAAAAATCTTCTTAAATTTCATTCAGGAAATTTTGGTATTACTCCCTCCGTCCCCTTTTGATAATCATACCAGGGGAAAAAAATCTGTACCAAGTGATCATCATTTTGTCATGGACGGAGCCTTATCAGCGTAAATGTGGCATTGGCCACTTGGGTTCCAGCTCCAATGCAAGTTCCCTTACTGATTTACGTTAGTGTTCTTCTATTGTTCCAGTGGTTCTCCATGCAAGAGGGCTGTGCTGTAAAGGGGAAAGAAATGATTTCCGGCGTGAAATTAATGTTTTGCACCGTCGCTAGCTGCAGATAAACATGAGTGATTAGCCAGCCTTGGTCTCTCTCAGTCTCagtgtccctctcctatgtgctgATCATAAAGGCAAGGAGGGAATAGTTTATTCTTCCTGGTTGCATGGAATGACATTCTGCCATAGTATAGTGCTACGTGAGGTAAATTTAGTTTGCACTGATTCATGATGGAGAACAAGTCGGTGTGAGTTTGTGCATTGTGCTTGAGGGGGGTGCTTTATTTTAAAAAAACTCGTGTGTTGAGAGTAATTAATTTGGACGTCGAATAATTCATGGTATTTGGCTGTAGCTTGACATGAAATATTTGGGAAAATTACAGAgtattgttatttattttcaGTGAACCTTACCCTACCCCCACCCCCAGTACAGATAGATGCTTGAAATGTCTCCAGTATGCTAGGCGTGCACATTTGCCTATTGGTGTTGTACCATCTGACAGTAACATGATTACATTTGAAACACTACGGAGAGTAGACCATAGAGTGGTGTCTCGATTTATTAGTTCTATTTTTTTGCATCTTCAGCTAAGTGACAACAGCCTTTGTACCTTGGAACATAATATAAAAATCTGAATGACGTTCAAATTGAATATGCATTAACAGAGTGGTGATTGTCCTGTTAGTTAGGTCATTTGCTAGTTGTTACTAGGGGATAACTAGACTAGATCTCTGTACCATATCTTGCTGATTACCTGGCATCGCCGGAGTTTTGCCTTTTAATTGTTTGCCTTTAGTTGTTTACTTTGGGTCAGGTGTTCTTCTCCCTAGAAATTACTGTATTGGACCATCCTCCAATTCATATTCATTTTCGACCCTGAACGTCCATCTCTTGATGACATGTACGACATGCATGGTACTTATGAGTGACATTCTGAGCGTTTTGTTTTCAGGATGAGAAGAACAGGTACAAGGACAGGATGAAGCAGGGGTTCTAGATGAATGGAATGGTGTGGGAGATAAACTTCCCGTGTTAGTTTTATCCTAGGCGAGTCAACAATGAAACGAACGCCCAAGGATTGTGGATGTCTGATCCCTGAACTGAGGTTGCTTGCTGTCGTTTTACCGTCATGCTTGTGTCAATATCGTATTATTGCAAACACACCAATGGAGTTTTACATTGACATCCTCAGATTGTCCGCAACTAGATAATTACATGCATGCCTGTCTTCAACATAAAATATATAACGGTCCATTTCGACCCTTTTGTCTGGACTGAAATAGGTTCTACTCCATGAACTTAGCAATTTAGCTATGGGTCGTATGGATCTATTTATTTTGAAGGAATTAAAATTTACTTAATAAAGTATTCTATTTGACTTGGAATTTGATATTCCGTCACTTTTCAAAGTTTaaatataagtctatctcaaatttatgGGATAGATGATAGTAAATGATTTTGTATAGCAGCAGAATATGTTTCTACTCAGCAACTTATTAGACGCTCTTCGTGTCATTTCTctgtagtaaaaatgtagcatatAAATATTTCTCATATAttgctaataataatatataaatatatttcgcATAAAATTATATTACCTTAGTTGATttttgcctaaattactattattattataatAACTAGACAGGGTGATAGAATTTGATAAGTATTACATGCGTTCATGCTTAATAGATTAAAAAAATCACGCCCCTAAGGCTACGACTAGAAGATCTATAAATTTTTTGTCTTGCACTGTAGCTTACACTGTTTACAGGGTGGATGGAGACGAGTATGCTGTTGTGCTCAAGATACATTGTCTTGCACTGTAGCTtacgttgttgttgttgtcttgcgTTAGATGGATGTTGTTGCTCATCGCCGTACGCATTACCACATGGGTATTAGGTTGTGTCCAACAATATGCATATCGACTCTCGCATAACGATGCACTATTCACGCTTTCAGTAGGTCACGGATGTCGTCGCTCAAAATGTGCGGTCGACCATGCGGATGCACATCTCCTCTGCGAGAGGATGCACATCTGAATGCGCATGCTGCTGGAAACCATTGCTTCGTAGTCTTTGTATTCGCCATGCAAGGGCCTGTGCGTCCTTCCTCCTGTGACGGATACAAAGACTACGAAAGATGGGAAGCGTTAAAGAAAAGAAATTAAATTATACTTACATGCGGAGGATATTGCCTACAGTGTGATCCTCGCGTTCGACAGTGAATGATGTAGCATTCACAATCTTTGTATCCCTCTCATAGGACACTCTGCATTGATAATTATCATCAGTTCATCAGGAGCACAACCATAACCTACAACTAATCACAAAATGAGCAAGTGCAATAGAAGGCCTCAGGTGGGTCCATAAAATTAAAAGGACTGCACAAGCGTGAAATGATCAGAAACAAGAGAAGTGTCACAGTTCCATAGCTTAATGCCAAAAGATTCACTTAACATAACTCGCAGATCTGTTTTTAATATCAATAAGAGAATTGTAGGCGTTGCTTGAAACATACATCTCACTTCCCAGAGTCATGAACAACGAATATCAATTGAGTCAACGATTGCATGCAGGTAGACAGTAGGGCAAGTATGGTGAATGGCTCACTTCTTGGTGCCCTCTGGCACGACGAAACGCTCATAACGGTCAGGGGCATTCATCTCCTGTTAACTCTTTGCTCCTGTCTCTTCAGTAGCTGcaagcgcaggggccggacgtgaACACCCGATATTTTTTTGCGAAAAAATCCAAGTTACTAGATGCACTTGCAATTAGATCAGAACCGACTACAAATAACATAATAGCTTATGTTAGGCTTTGGGTGCTCAGTTTTGCACAACAGAAAGGGAATAGAATGGCCGGGCGTACCTGATGGGTGCTCGTTGCCGGAGAAGGGTCCCACGAAGACCTGAGAACTGGTGTAGGGCGGCGGTGGCGGTAGCCGGTAGCCCAGTCGACGCTGGAGAGAGGCAGAGACCGGAGGGGGtgaagagcgagagagagagagagagagagcaggcgGGTTGAGGCTTGAGGTGGAGCGCAACTGCACGGGCCTTCTTGTTACATGGGCTGTTCCTTTTTCAAGCAATTGTTTTCTCTCTCCCTCTTTTTAGTTTTTATTACTTATTCTTCTAGAGTATTCGTGAAAAAACATAAAGATTTCTCACAAAAAGCATAAAGATTTCTCACACGACAATCACTGTGTAGTTGATGACATCGTCGGACTGCTAGCTTGCTTCTAGTTAGGCTGGTTCTGATGCCCGATATAACATAGTTTTACGCTTCTGTTATTTTAGTTTTACGTTAAAACAAACTAAACGTGGTTGGTACCTGCTCGCGGACCGTATCCCTGGACCGGTATTCTAACTCGCCTGATCAGGGTCGaaatttagggtgtgtttggtttgacttttagcattggcttttgccccctaaaagccaaaagttaaccaaagggctggatctaggaagcagctttttctaaaagctgactttctcACAGTGTAAATCTAAAAGCACCCCtgaacctgcttttagtggcttttcggatgaaactgtgaaaacatatatcgaagaacttttaatgacttttagtggtttccaccaaacggtttttagctttttaacggctcacagcctacaacagctttttctacagctcacagcccacaacaacttttttcacagccacagcccaaccaaacagacccttattgTAACTAATTGTTGGTCCTTGCTCTCGGATGCTATACATCAAAAACAAAGCAACATAATTGTTAACGATTAGGGACATTCGTCTTTCAAAGCATTATCTTCCTTGAaatataataatcttcagacgaaggttatgaatggtataccttcatcatttcagtaagcAAGGATGTAAACAGAGACATATGAAACACAAAGAGAATATGAACAATCATTTCAAATTATTGGactatttatattcttattttataaacatggataaacatcaataacatttatattacatttgtacattcggcttgatagaaggtgaaaaagcgggagtgacgcgagagtgattacaagtcagcgtgaaaagtacggtgttattgttcatctatttataggcacaggacacatcctggacaaaattacattcatgcccctgacatttactgttgatTGTAAGACAAGttatcgaggactaagcagtcttttctcgTTTAGGTCGGTTTCTCCTTTCACCATCGTCGTCGTgccaagccgaagctccttcagccacagCTTTGAAGCTAGCTTGTCCTTCCTTCAGACCACACCTTCATagtatgcacaccttcatctcaaagtcgaAGCCTCCTGTAACGGTCTGATACTAAAAAACATGTTAGTtgagtttttgaggaccttcggaagaggaagacccacaacagtagcccctcgcagtattaatttgtttttgcatttaacaaattcagactgcgatgtgAGCGAATAACTTTagacgaaggtccgaaaaaacactttctcttcgctagaatagcgaaagtcaatgacacgtagggcccgccaagttgcagtgcactgggcgtataaataggaacccgcAACGACAGCATTTGCTGCGCCATCTCAATCGCTTGTGCTAGTTTTTTCAAGCTTGAATTTTCTTGCTCAGTCAGATTTCGCTTGAtttgtgagcttcggcatttgcGCAAGTGCTCGTtagatgtctgaagagaagaagattgtggaccctgctctagctgggttttacgaggctatggataagacaaaca is a genomic window of Zea mays cultivar B73 chromosome 5, Zm-B73-REFERENCE-NAM-5.0, whole genome shotgun sequence containing:
- the LOC103627414 gene encoding DNA-directed RNA polymerases II, IV and V subunit 11 isoform X1, with the protein product MNAPDRYERFVVPEGTKKVSYERDTKIVNAASFTVERVDHTVGNILRMQLHRDPNVLFAGYKLPHPLQYKIIVRIHTTSQSSPTQAYTQAINDLDKELEYLKQAFEDEKNRYEDRMKQGF
- the LOC103627414 gene encoding DNA-directed RNA polymerases II, IV and V subunit 11 isoform X3, with amino-acid sequence MNAPDRYERFVVPEGTKKVSYERDTKIVNAASFTVERVDHTVGNILRMQLHRDPNVLFAGYKLPHPLQYKIIVRIHTTSQSSPTQAYTQAINDLDKELEYLKQAFETPTDHH
- the LOC103627414 gene encoding DNA-directed RNA polymerases II, IV and V subunit 11 isoform X2 → MNAPDRYERFVVPEGTKKVSYERDTKIVNATSFTVEREDHTVGNILRMQLHRDPNVLFAGYKLPHPLQYKIIVRIHTTSQSSPTQAYTQAINDLDKELEYLKQAFEDEKNRYEDRMKQGF
- the LOC103627413 gene encoding DNA-directed RNA polymerases II, IV and V subunit 11 isoform X2 → MNAPDHYEHFVVPEGTKKVSYERDTKIVNAASFTDEREDHTVGNILRMQLHRDPNVLFAGYKLPHPLQYKIIVRIHTMSQSSLTQAYTQAINDLDKELEYLKQAFEDEKNRYKDRMKQGF
- the LOC103627413 gene encoding DNA-directed RNA polymerases II, IV and V subunit 11 isoform X1, translating into MNAPDRYERFVVPEGTKKVSYERDTKIVNAASFTVEREDHTVGNILRMQLHRDPNVLFAGYKLPHPLQYKIIVRIHTMSQSSLTQAYTQAINDLDKELEYLKQAFEDEKNRYKDRMKQGF
- the LOC103627413 gene encoding DNA-directed RNA polymerases II, IV and V subunit 11 isoform X3, translated to MNAPDRYERFVVPEGTKKVSYERDTKIVNAASFTVEREDHTVGNILRMQLHRDPNVLFAGYKLPHPLQYKIIVRIHTMSQSSLTQAYTQAINDLDKELEYLKQAFETPTDHH